The Nymphalis io chromosome 14, ilAglIoxx1.1, whole genome shotgun sequence genome has a segment encoding these proteins:
- the LOC126773432 gene encoding uncharacterized protein LOC126773432: MDASCIILGCLILLQMAAIAVLLNPIYDLRRIDRHMNNIMKRHRSYYLLLVGVYFSFVLYLGMFIPLLNIHNLITNNFLNKYEKLVLLSRAEKNYLIAGFSLFLFIVLYGVRSLISYAAKLLELSISTSESIVLRKSHKSRKKGVFFPEHILPNLLRMKRSVSYETILFAKELREKLKAILKNAELPYNSCTISSVLYTDVNHI; the protein is encoded by the coding sequence ATGGACGCCAGCTGTATTATTCTCGGTTGCCTGATTTTGTTACAGATGGCTGCAATCGCTGTCTTGCTGAACCCAATTTACGACTTAAGAAGAATAGACAgacatatgaataatattatgaaacgtCACAGAAGTTATTATCTCCTTTTAGTCGGCGTATATTTCAGTTTCGTTCTGTATCTTGGTATGTTCATTCCATTACTGAATATACACAATTTGATCACAAACAACTTCctcaataaatatgaaaaattggtACTTCTAAGCAGAGCCGAAAAGAATTACTTAATTGCTGGTTTttctctttttctttttatagtaCTTTATGGCGTGAGATCTTTGATTTCCTATGCAGCAAAACTTTTAGAATTATCAATTTCCACCAGTGAATCAATAGTATTACGTAAATCTCATAAGTCACGGAAGAAGGGAGTGTTCTTCCCAGAGCACATACTGCCAAATTTATTAAGAATGAAAAGGTCAGTATCGTACGAGACAATTTTGTTTGCAAAAGAGCTCCGCGAGAAGCTGAAGGCGATATTAAAAAACGCTGAGCTGCCATACAATAGCTGTACTATTTCAAGCGTCTTATATACCGATGTAAACCATATATAA